From Demequina capsici, one genomic window encodes:
- a CDS encoding AAA family ATPase has protein sequence MTAPPLTLTEDFERALDLLDSGASMFLTGRAGTGKSTLIRHFLATTGRRAITVAPTGIAALNVDGYTIHRLFSFPMGVTEETVRGPGYFPGRFAQTLAELDTLIIDEASMVRADLFDALAAALERFGPAHGEPFGGVQLVLVGDLHQLPPVVRDDEVDLFDERFGTPYFFSARSFDADRFAVVELTTVFRQIGDSGLVDILNAVREGVLLDDARDALNARTDPGFEPPEDELWLTLATTNRIVASRNRHMLDRLPAPVRTYRADVSGDTDGFEHPTDEHLDLAEGAQVMLLNNDPLDRWANGTLGRVVGLDRDRDGPVVRVGLREGVTVHVRPHTWEITRPVARGGTVGREVVGTFTQLPMKLAWAITIHKAQGQTLDRVVVDLTGGTFANGQLYVALSRCTSLHGLVLRRDVLPRDLKTDTRIRRFLTASRTGSRDDAPLGRVYLSALTVGQVGDRYRPRPVEIAVVTDEGDEATTVVNPTSDLYEAQTEFGLTTRDVQLAPVLAEAWACLSPLLAGRVPVGVDIDRTLGWIDFELKRNGVVEPMALGVELPRGALRRDDAERQGAPTALERARALRDAGERWLSESYGTLEGGVPFAAWPRGSGYLQARVTGPDSGGVAGGFVVGGNLSAEDDPSVVLASLLCRAWDRVIDKDEQALARIRAAETHFGVEVLPAGLVLDGPVSADSVLAAGARVCFTGTVVSASRGVIDRDRMRRLAADAGLVPVDTVTKTRTDVLVVAERGTQSGKARKAAEWGKPVIAAEDFLAWLDGPRRGV, from the coding sequence GTGACGGCGCCGCCGCTCACGCTCACCGAGGACTTCGAGCGCGCGCTCGACCTCCTGGACTCGGGCGCCAGCATGTTCCTCACGGGCCGCGCGGGGACGGGCAAGTCGACGCTGATCCGGCACTTCCTCGCGACGACGGGCCGCCGCGCCATCACCGTCGCTCCCACGGGCATCGCGGCGTTGAACGTCGACGGCTACACGATCCATCGGCTCTTCTCCTTCCCCATGGGCGTGACCGAGGAGACGGTGCGTGGTCCCGGCTACTTCCCCGGTCGCTTCGCTCAGACCCTGGCGGAGCTGGACACGCTGATCATCGACGAGGCGTCGATGGTGCGGGCGGACCTGTTCGACGCGCTCGCGGCCGCGCTCGAGAGATTCGGCCCTGCGCACGGTGAGCCCTTCGGTGGGGTGCAGCTGGTGCTCGTCGGCGACCTTCACCAGCTCCCGCCGGTGGTGAGGGACGACGAGGTCGACCTGTTCGATGAGCGCTTCGGCACGCCGTACTTCTTCTCCGCGCGGTCGTTCGACGCGGACAGGTTCGCCGTGGTGGAGCTCACCACGGTGTTCCGCCAGATCGGCGACTCGGGTCTCGTGGACATCCTCAACGCGGTCCGTGAGGGCGTTCTCCTGGACGATGCGAGGGACGCGCTGAACGCCCGGACGGATCCCGGCTTCGAGCCGCCCGAGGATGAGCTGTGGCTGACGCTCGCGACGACGAACCGCATCGTCGCCTCACGCAACCGTCACATGCTGGACAGGCTCCCTGCCCCTGTGCGCACGTACCGGGCGGACGTGTCCGGCGACACGGACGGTTTCGAGCATCCGACGGACGAGCACCTGGACCTCGCGGAGGGAGCACAGGTGATGCTCCTCAACAACGATCCGTTGGACAGGTGGGCGAACGGCACGCTGGGCCGTGTGGTGGGACTCGACCGCGACCGTGACGGGCCGGTGGTGCGGGTGGGGCTGCGTGAGGGAGTCACGGTGCACGTGCGGCCGCACACCTGGGAGATCACGCGACCGGTGGCGCGGGGCGGGACGGTGGGTCGCGAGGTGGTCGGCACCTTCACCCAGCTGCCCATGAAGCTCGCGTGGGCCATCACCATCCACAAGGCCCAGGGGCAGACGCTCGACAGGGTGGTGGTGGACCTCACCGGCGGAACGTTCGCGAACGGGCAGCTGTACGTCGCGCTCAGCCGGTGCACGTCGCTGCACGGCCTGGTGCTGCGACGTGACGTGCTGCCTCGCGACCTGAAGACGGATACGAGGATCCGACGGTTCCTCACCGCGTCGCGCACGGGAAGCAGGGACGACGCTCCGCTCGGTCGCGTGTACCTGAGCGCCCTCACCGTGGGCCAGGTGGGTGACCGGTACCGGCCGCGGCCGGTCGAGATCGCGGTGGTCACGGACGAGGGTGACGAGGCGACCACGGTGGTGAACCCCACGAGCGACCTCTACGAGGCGCAGACGGAGTTCGGCCTCACGACTCGGGACGTGCAGCTCGCGCCCGTGCTCGCCGAGGCCTGGGCGTGCCTGTCGCCGTTGCTGGCGGGACGGGTGCCGGTGGGTGTCGACATCGACAGGACGCTCGGCTGGATCGACTTCGAGCTGAAGCGCAACGGCGTCGTCGAGCCGATGGCGCTCGGCGTTGAGCTCCCTCGCGGTGCTCTGCGCAGGGACGACGCGGAGCGGCAGGGGGCACCCACCGCGCTCGAGCGCGCGCGTGCGCTCAGGGACGCGGGCGAGCGCTGGCTCTCCGAGTCCTACGGGACGCTCGAGGGGGGCGTGCCCTTCGCGGCGTGGCCTCGCGGAAGCGGGTACCTGCAGGCGCGGGTGACGGGCCCGGATTCGGGCGGCGTCGCGGGAGGCTTCGTCGTGGGCGGGAACCTGTCCGCCGAGGACGACCCGAGCGTCGTCCTGGCCTCGCTGCTGTGCCGCGCATGGGACCGGGTGATCGACAAGGACGAGCAGGCGCTCGCGCGGATCCGGGCCGCGGAGACGCACTTCGGCGTGGAGGTGCTGCCGGCGGGGCTCGTGCTCGACGGCCCGGTGTCCGCCGACTCGGTGCTCGCGGCGGGTGCGCGGGTGTGCTTCACAGGGACGGTGGTCTCGGCTTCACGGGGCGTGATCGATCGCGACCGCATGAGGAGGCTCGCAGCCGACGCCGGGCTCGTGCCGGTGGACACGGTGACGAAGACCAGGACGGACGTGCTGGTGGTCGCGGAACGCGGCACGCAGTCCGGCAAGGCGCGCAAGGCGGCCGAGTGGGGCAAGCCGGTGATCGCCGCCGAGGACTTCCTGGCCTGGCTCGACGGGCCACGCCGGGGCGTGTGA
- a CDS encoding glycoside hydrolase domain-containing protein yields the protein MLEHVDPFIGTEVTDLPVPSGLAATWWWPKPQVGNTHPGACHPLGMVSACAYSGAYPTGYGLYDLSTEGVPETIHDAYVASGFTHFQQSGTGAIRKYYNYFRVTPMLEPLDSLGRTFALTEEEASPGYYAATLDNGVRVEITVGPKSAVHRYTFPQHKDARVVVDMSMGGLTIPYSATIPLRAYLESLAPGRAQGQIVVEGAPLSVYLECDAPSWRQMLWYDRRLMPAGARLDLDHIRPTTLRPFGLMWAGPSMAGQTVELRMGFSLRGVEQARENLRKDCGTGQDRFGKRLSTTRSAWTDVLDGIHIETESAHRREIFSTALYHALLKPCFARDESPFWPTDGPFVFDISTMWDIYRTQLPLLTALQPGKAIDLANALLTISEQEGNLPIGYRMARGSDRFSRQASALAHTFLADLCQLDIPGIDWDWALVNMQADLRRTYGEDYLLTGVAHPISHTLDLAFGYWCTAKVAARVEDPALVAELTALSDRWRGAFGPDGLLHDSNFYEGTKYNYSFRILHDMAARIAGAGGDDAYLAMLDAFFGFDAAPVTQPGVDPSPEEMDAGYALGRFEGLNNEPDMEAPWSYHYIGRPDRTAQVVHDIVHQQFGRGRGGLPGNDDSGGLSSWYVWASLGLFPVAGQSIFLLHPPAFAGATMAMSRGRLVIETEGFVEPVAGGPAQHVQSATFDGVPVPSWIAAARLHGGGTLRFVLGPEPSSWGTDERPPSMPDPVEAPASTSPAAPASP from the coding sequence ATGCTCGAGCACGTCGACCCGTTCATCGGGACCGAGGTGACGGACCTGCCCGTGCCCTCCGGCCTCGCCGCCACCTGGTGGTGGCCCAAGCCTCAGGTGGGCAACACCCACCCGGGCGCGTGCCACCCCCTCGGCATGGTGAGCGCGTGCGCATACTCGGGCGCGTACCCCACCGGGTACGGGCTGTACGACCTGTCGACCGAAGGCGTCCCCGAGACGATCCATGACGCCTACGTCGCCTCAGGCTTCACGCACTTCCAGCAGTCGGGCACAGGCGCCATCCGCAAGTACTACAACTACTTCCGCGTCACGCCGATGCTCGAGCCGCTCGACTCGTTGGGGCGCACCTTCGCGCTCACCGAGGAGGAGGCCTCGCCCGGCTACTACGCGGCCACCCTCGACAACGGCGTGCGCGTCGAGATCACCGTCGGACCCAAGTCCGCCGTGCACCGCTACACCTTCCCGCAGCACAAGGACGCGCGCGTCGTCGTCGACATGTCCATGGGCGGGCTGACCATCCCCTACTCGGCGACCATCCCGCTGCGGGCCTACCTCGAGTCGCTCGCTCCCGGACGCGCTCAGGGCCAGATCGTCGTCGAAGGCGCGCCGCTGTCCGTGTACCTGGAGTGCGACGCCCCGTCGTGGCGCCAGATGCTCTGGTACGACCGCCGCCTCATGCCCGCTGGCGCGCGCCTGGACCTGGACCACATCCGACCCACCACCCTGCGCCCGTTCGGGCTCATGTGGGCCGGGCCGTCCATGGCGGGACAGACCGTGGAGCTCCGCATGGGGTTCTCCCTGCGCGGCGTCGAGCAGGCGCGTGAGAACCTTCGCAAGGACTGCGGCACCGGCCAGGACCGCTTCGGCAAGCGCCTGTCCACCACCCGCTCCGCGTGGACCGACGTGCTGGACGGCATCCACATCGAGACCGAGTCCGCGCACCGCCGCGAGATCTTCTCCACGGCGCTCTACCACGCGCTCCTCAAGCCCTGCTTCGCACGCGACGAGTCGCCGTTCTGGCCCACCGACGGCCCGTTCGTGTTCGACATCTCCACGATGTGGGACATCTACCGCACCCAGCTCCCGCTGCTCACCGCGCTCCAGCCCGGCAAGGCGATCGACCTTGCCAACGCACTCCTCACGATCAGCGAGCAGGAGGGCAACCTGCCCATCGGGTATCGGATGGCACGCGGGTCCGATCGCTTCTCCCGGCAGGCGTCCGCGCTCGCGCACACGTTCCTCGCCGACCTCTGCCAGCTCGACATCCCCGGCATCGACTGGGACTGGGCGCTGGTCAACATGCAGGCGGACCTGCGACGCACGTACGGCGAGGACTACCTGCTCACCGGGGTCGCGCACCCGATCTCGCACACGCTCGACCTCGCCTTCGGCTACTGGTGCACCGCCAAGGTGGCCGCCAGGGTCGAGGACCCCGCGCTCGTCGCAGAGCTGACGGCGCTGTCCGACCGGTGGCGGGGCGCTTTCGGTCCCGACGGCCTGCTCCACGACTCCAACTTCTACGAGGGCACCAAGTACAACTACTCGTTCCGGATCCTTCACGACATGGCGGCACGCATCGCGGGCGCCGGAGGAGACGACGCCTATCTGGCGATGCTCGACGCGTTCTTCGGATTCGACGCCGCCCCCGTCACGCAGCCGGGCGTCGACCCGTCGCCCGAGGAGATGGACGCGGGCTACGCGCTCGGACGCTTCGAGGGCCTCAACAACGAGCCCGACATGGAGGCCCCCTGGTCGTACCACTACATCGGCAGGCCGGACCGGACCGCCCAGGTGGTCCACGACATCGTCCACCAGCAGTTCGGGCGGGGACGCGGAGGCCTTCCTGGCAACGACGACTCGGGGGGCCTCAGCTCCTGGTACGTGTGGGCGAGCCTGGGCCTGTTCCCGGTCGCTGGCCAGAGCATCTTCCTGCTGCACCCGCCGGCGTTCGCCGGCGCCACCATGGCGATGTCCCGCGGCCGACTCGTGATCGAGACCGAGGGATTCGTCGAGCCGGTCGCCGGCGGCCCCGCGCAGCATGTCCAGTCAGCCACCTTCGATGGAGTGCCCGTCCCCTCATGGATCGCCGCCGCGCGGCTCCACGGCGGCGGCACCCTGCGCTTCGTGCTCGGCCCTGAACCGAGCTCGTGGGGCACCGACGAGCGTCCGCCGTCGATGCCAGACCCTGTCGAGGCACCCGCCTCGACGTCCCCCGCGGCTCCTGCCAGCCCGTGA
- a CDS encoding glycosyltransferase, with translation MNTEINRRLVIVVRADPVICGHSGEARNLAEVALTRGFDDVRIVTWPLDRLEETGLPLKPLDTVLPYSPGITVERPAPVGGYKIPDGRYLAGMVGRLVELFTDGVPTVCLSLYLHPHTTAVAQAVRIARATGLPMNVTTIAEAVGSDVTDVVRSAVEHGEFGAAAAVLSDYLSQDMCVAVSRYTKQVIVESAAELDALYGTGFAAQCQERVSISYPAIDTSAYLDLDPVVTDRYLEARGLTRGRYVLYLSRLQKAKGVDDLIRGFAASEACREQQLVIAGRGPDLDHFRAIAERSGARSRIHFLEDVGDEEKPHLMAACSSYALPSKPAPEFTETFGIALVEKMLAGGGPVITCDTGGILEAVGDTAVVVPAGDASALTVALNACTGGMDDADREWWQTRAREHAMQFDRVNVFDNLFAGLLDPVRSTELTANVRRVRAA, from the coding sequence ATGAACACCGAGATCAACCGACGCCTGGTCATCGTCGTCCGCGCCGACCCGGTGATCTGCGGCCACAGCGGCGAGGCGCGCAACCTCGCCGAGGTCGCGCTCACGCGAGGCTTCGACGACGTACGCATCGTCACATGGCCGCTGGACCGTCTCGAGGAGACGGGGCTGCCGCTCAAGCCGCTCGATACCGTCCTGCCCTACTCGCCCGGCATCACCGTCGAGCGCCCCGCACCCGTCGGCGGCTACAAGATCCCCGACGGCCGCTACCTGGCCGGCATGGTCGGCAGGCTCGTCGAGCTCTTCACCGACGGCGTGCCGACCGTGTGCCTGTCGCTGTACCTCCACCCGCACACGACCGCCGTCGCGCAGGCCGTGCGGATCGCCAGGGCCACCGGTCTGCCCATGAACGTCACGACGATCGCGGAGGCCGTCGGGTCCGACGTGACCGACGTGGTCCGCTCCGCAGTGGAGCATGGCGAGTTCGGGGCGGCCGCAGCCGTGCTGAGCGACTACCTCAGCCAGGACATGTGCGTCGCCGTGTCCCGCTACACCAAGCAGGTCATCGTCGAGTCGGCGGCCGAGCTCGACGCGCTGTACGGCACCGGGTTCGCCGCGCAGTGCCAGGAGCGCGTGTCGATCTCCTACCCCGCGATCGACACGTCCGCATATCTTGACCTCGACCCCGTTGTCACCGACCGGTACCTGGAGGCGCGCGGGCTCACGCGCGGAAGGTACGTGCTGTACCTGTCGCGCCTGCAGAAGGCCAAGGGCGTCGACGACCTGATCCGTGGTTTCGCGGCCTCCGAGGCATGCCGCGAGCAGCAGCTCGTGATCGCAGGGCGTGGACCGGACCTGGACCACTTCAGGGCGATCGCCGAGCGTTCCGGGGCCCGCTCCCGGATCCACTTCCTGGAGGACGTGGGCGACGAGGAGAAGCCGCATCTCATGGCCGCATGCTCGTCGTACGCGCTGCCGTCCAAGCCGGCTCCCGAGTTCACCGAGACCTTCGGGATCGCGCTCGTCGAGAAGATGCTCGCCGGCGGCGGACCGGTGATCACTTGCGACACGGGCGGCATCCTCGAGGCGGTCGGCGACACGGCCGTCGTGGTGCCGGCCGGGGACGCCTCCGCGCTCACCGTGGCGCTGAACGCCTGCACGGGCGGGATGGACGACGCCGACCGCGAGTGGTGGCAGACCCGCGCGCGCGAGCACGCCATGCAGTTCGATCGCGTGAACGTCTTCGACAACCTGTTCGCGGGCCTCCTCGACCCGGTCCGCTCGACGGAGCTCACCGCGAACGTGCGCCGAGTCAGGGCCGCCTAG
- a CDS encoding O-antigen ligase family protein yields MGWRDRLSSRGVRDGLTVWIIVLLTSGQGFRYLGGLPLYTVVCVLTIAAIALSFRPTWASVRLPLPLGAFVGLAAASVLWSATRAVTSLAVIVMIATTFVGVVTVRGTGNRRFMVLLYRGFQISLLLGIALELWAAIVVRGPVYPPMHDLTSLTHDKNVSGDTITWSDGLLFHGGPIQGWVGNRNPFGLVALLTAITGVIVLLERLVGRVDVVATLIAAGAVHLLTMSATVTVTALYLFGITLAAFWIRRAPPGGKKAISRVVLALSAIAAVLTIKYRDEIFGLVDRGSDLTNRTEIWKQVIQAAELRPEGWGYVGYWPVWEEPYKGMADRAGVLATHAHNAFLDAWLQLGLVGLALLVAIVVLMFGASWRLVERADKGDTYIPLGWTLLTVALVLQSLTESRMLVEGGWFLVVVLYLSAPQVFRLTLVDESLVHRGTPGRTDADELR; encoded by the coding sequence GTGGGATGGCGTGACCGGCTCTCCAGCCGTGGGGTGCGCGACGGGCTGACCGTCTGGATCATCGTCCTGCTGACCTCGGGTCAGGGCTTCCGGTACCTGGGCGGCCTGCCGCTGTACACGGTCGTCTGCGTCCTCACCATCGCCGCGATCGCCCTCAGCTTCCGGCCCACGTGGGCGAGCGTGAGGCTCCCGCTGCCGTTGGGCGCGTTCGTGGGGCTCGCGGCCGCGAGCGTGCTGTGGTCCGCCACGCGCGCGGTGACATCGTTGGCGGTCATCGTGATGATCGCCACCACGTTCGTGGGGGTCGTGACCGTGCGGGGCACCGGCAACCGGCGCTTCATGGTGCTGCTCTACCGCGGCTTCCAGATCTCGCTGCTCCTGGGGATCGCGCTCGAGCTGTGGGCCGCGATCGTGGTGCGTGGGCCGGTCTACCCGCCGATGCACGACCTGACGTCGCTCACCCATGACAAGAACGTCTCCGGCGACACCATCACCTGGTCGGACGGGCTGCTGTTCCATGGCGGCCCGATTCAGGGCTGGGTGGGCAATCGCAACCCCTTCGGCCTCGTGGCGCTGCTGACCGCGATCACGGGCGTGATCGTCCTGCTCGAGCGGCTCGTCGGCAGGGTCGACGTGGTCGCGACCCTGATCGCGGCCGGCGCGGTCCACCTGCTGACGATGTCCGCCACGGTCACGGTGACCGCGCTGTACCTGTTCGGCATCACGCTGGCGGCGTTCTGGATCCGCCGTGCGCCGCCGGGCGGCAAGAAGGCGATCTCGCGCGTCGTGCTGGCGTTGTCGGCGATCGCTGCCGTGCTCACCATCAAGTACCGCGACGAGATCTTCGGCCTGGTGGATCGCGGCTCCGATCTGACCAACCGCACCGAGATCTGGAAGCAGGTCATCCAGGCCGCGGAGCTGCGCCCCGAGGGCTGGGGGTATGTCGGCTACTGGCCCGTGTGGGAGGAGCCGTACAAGGGGATGGCGGATCGCGCAGGCGTGCTCGCCACCCACGCGCACAACGCGTTCCTCGACGCATGGCTCCAGCTGGGGCTGGTGGGCCTGGCGCTGCTCGTCGCGATCGTGGTGCTGATGTTCGGCGCGTCCTGGCGCCTCGTGGAGCGCGCCGACAAGGGCGACACCTACATCCCGCTCGGCTGGACGCTGCTGACGGTCGCGCTGGTGCTGCAGTCGCTCACCGAGTCGCGGATGCTCGTCGAGGGCGGGTGGTTCCTGGTGGTGGTGCTCTATCTGTCCGCGCCCCAGGTCTTCAGGCTGACGCTGGTCGACGAGTCGCTCGTGCATCGTGGCACCCCAGGGAGGACGGACGCCGACGAGCTCCGCTAG
- a CDS encoding FKBP-type peptidyl-prolyl cis-trans isomerase, translating into MNFRRPAAAAAILATAALGLAACSSDTSSDPSASTSASTDTAAATAATVAALETVTWTDGSDGVPVLTFDDGGTYAFTATGAVLNKDGDGEAIADGTGVSVSYVIYDVPSASSASDSASASASPSASASASASATSTEPALYYSTYDDNYTELLTVSSSALDPVLYDILNGAHVGAQVLYGTIDSSTGDSLIMAVTVEKTTPLRATGTSIEPLAGLPTVTLADNGAPTIDMSTATSEPTDLVVQTLIQGDGAAVAEGQTLTVQYTGWLWDGTQFDSSWDRGYASSFTLSADSLIQGWVDGLTGVQVGSQVMLIVPPDLAYGSDGSGTTIPADATLVFVIDVLDAQ; encoded by the coding sequence GTGAACTTCCGACGTCCTGCCGCAGCCGCGGCGATCCTCGCGACGGCCGCGCTCGGCCTGGCCGCCTGCTCGAGCGACACCAGCTCGGACCCTTCAGCATCCACCTCGGCGTCCACCGACACCGCCGCAGCCACGGCAGCCACCGTGGCCGCTCTCGAGACGGTCACCTGGACCGACGGCTCGGACGGCGTGCCGGTGCTGACGTTCGACGACGGCGGCACCTACGCCTTCACCGCCACCGGCGCGGTGCTCAACAAGGACGGCGACGGAGAGGCGATCGCTGACGGCACCGGAGTCTCCGTGTCGTACGTCATCTACGATGTCCCGTCCGCGTCCTCCGCGAGCGACTCCGCGTCCGCGTCCGCATCCCCGTCGGCCTCGGCCTCGGCCTCCGCATCCGCGACGTCGACGGAGCCGGCCCTGTACTACTCGACGTACGACGACAACTACACGGAGCTGTTGACCGTGTCGTCCAGCGCGCTCGACCCGGTGCTCTACGACATCCTCAACGGCGCTCACGTCGGCGCCCAGGTGCTGTACGGCACGATCGACTCGTCCACCGGCGACTCGCTGATCATGGCCGTGACTGTCGAGAAGACCACCCCGCTGCGCGCGACCGGCACCTCGATCGAGCCGCTCGCGGGCCTGCCCACGGTCACGCTGGCGGACAACGGCGCGCCGACCATCGACATGAGCACGGCCACGTCCGAGCCCACGGACCTCGTGGTCCAGACCCTGATCCAGGGTGACGGCGCCGCCGTCGCGGAGGGTCAGACGCTGACCGTCCAGTACACCGGTTGGCTGTGGGACGGCACCCAGTTCGACTCGTCCTGGGACCGCGGCTACGCCTCGTCGTTCACCTTGAGCGCCGACTCGCTGATCCAGGGCTGGGTCGACGGTCTGACGGGCGTGCAGGTCGGCTCGCAGGTCATGCTGATCGTCCCGCCGGACCTGGCCTACGGCTCGGACGGCTCGGGCACCACGATCCCCGCCGACGCCACGCTCGTGTTCGTGATCGACGTGCTCGACGCGCAGTAA
- a CDS encoding GNAT family N-acetyltransferase yields the protein MATELRLFRDGIVLRRLRRRDEREWIALRDRNREWLRPWEATAPPGQTTRMMTFGEMVRREAREWRRSTAYPMAIEIDGNLVGRVSVTGITWGPECGGSIGYWVSEHRAGEGIAPRAVTLAADYAYAQGLHRLEIAMRPDNVPSIRVARKVGFRDEGLRRSYLYIDGAWRDHRVFALTSQEPRPWHTWSRSQS from the coding sequence GTGGCCACGGAGCTGAGGCTGTTCCGCGACGGCATCGTGCTCCGACGGCTGCGTCGGCGCGACGAGCGGGAGTGGATCGCGCTCAGGGACCGCAACAGGGAGTGGCTGCGCCCATGGGAGGCCACGGCGCCTCCGGGCCAGACCACCCGCATGATGACGTTCGGCGAGATGGTGCGCCGGGAGGCGCGCGAGTGGCGTCGGTCCACGGCGTATCCGATGGCGATCGAGATCGACGGGAACCTCGTGGGACGCGTCAGCGTGACGGGCATCACGTGGGGTCCGGAGTGCGGAGGATCGATCGGCTACTGGGTGTCGGAGCATCGTGCAGGGGAGGGCATCGCGCCGCGCGCCGTCACGCTCGCGGCGGACTACGCGTACGCCCAGGGGCTTCACCGGCTGGAGATCGCGATGCGGCCCGACAACGTCCCGAGCATCCGGGTGGCGCGCAAGGTGGGCTTCCGCGACGAGGGCCTGAGACGCAGCTACCTGTACATCGACGGGGCGTGGCGGGACCACCGTGTGTTCGCCCTCACCTCGCAGGAACCGCGGCCGTGGCACACGTGGTCGCGGTCCCAGTCCTGA
- a CDS encoding DUF1648 domain-containing protein has translation MTQDRTVARAIQVGIVAPAVLVAVGVALQIASRDQLPARVVTHWGPQGPDGFGSPWTFTFLTLVAGLGIPALMTVFSIPAMRRGERSPMLRLMPAIGLGFAALIVTLSTGSLLVQRGMDEGSAPGIGPIVIASYAAAILAGLVGWASQPRQELIQPSERRVDPLIVAPGERVAWVGRAEAGGGLLAILVGVALALSAGAVWMWMAGDPAPALILTGVAALIAVLAGATTSFTVRADLSGLVVRSHVGIPRFRVPAADIAEVSVIDVSGLAQFGGWGVRVVPGATGIVLRNGSALQVTRRGGRRLVVTIDDAATIAAVLAAASEAGSHADQD, from the coding sequence ATGACGCAGGACCGCACCGTCGCCCGAGCGATCCAGGTCGGCATCGTCGCCCCAGCCGTGCTCGTCGCCGTGGGCGTCGCCCTACAGATCGCCAGCCGCGACCAGCTGCCTGCCCGCGTCGTCACGCATTGGGGTCCGCAGGGGCCCGACGGGTTCGGCTCGCCATGGACGTTCACCTTCCTCACGCTGGTCGCCGGGCTCGGCATCCCCGCGCTCATGACCGTCTTCTCGATACCGGCCATGCGGCGCGGAGAACGCAGCCCCATGCTGCGGCTCATGCCCGCGATCGGGCTCGGATTCGCCGCCCTCATCGTCACCCTGTCCACCGGATCGCTCCTCGTGCAGCGCGGGATGGACGAGGGGTCGGCCCCGGGCATCGGCCCGATCGTGATCGCCTCCTACGCCGCCGCCATCCTCGCGGGGCTCGTCGGGTGGGCGTCCCAGCCGCGCCAGGAGCTGATCCAGCCCAGCGAACGACGCGTCGACCCCCTGATCGTCGCCCCCGGGGAGCGCGTCGCCTGGGTGGGCCGCGCCGAGGCCGGAGGCGGGCTCCTCGCGATCCTCGTGGGCGTGGCTCTCGCCCTCAGCGCCGGCGCGGTGTGGATGTGGATGGCCGGCGATCCCGCCCCCGCCCTGATCCTCACCGGCGTGGCGGCGCTGATCGCCGTGCTCGCCGGCGCGACCACCAGCTTCACCGTCCGTGCCGACCTCAGCGGGCTGGTGGTGCGCTCCCACGTCGGCATCCCGCGCTTCAGGGTGCCGGCGGCCGATATCGCTGAGGTCTCCGTCATCGACGTCAGCGGGCTGGCACAGTTCGGCGGATGGGGCGTGCGCGTCGTCCCCGGCGCCACCGGCATCGTCCTGCGCAACGGCTCAGCGCTGCAGGTGACCCGACGGGGCGGTCGCCGCCTCGTCGTGACCATCGACGACGCAGCCACGATCGCGGCCGTGCTCGCTGCCGCCTCCGAGGCAGGGTCGCATGCTGATCAGGACTGA
- a CDS encoding GntR family transcriptional regulator — protein MLIRTDPASDAPLYDQIAASVRAETAAGRLAPGDRLPSARDVAEALDVNLHTVLRAYQALRDEGLVEMRRGRGAIITERAAAYEHLSDEVAALMARARELGLEVDAVVALLRAHDPGSPGDTST, from the coding sequence ATGCTGATCAGGACTGACCCCGCCTCCGACGCGCCCCTGTACGACCAGATCGCCGCGTCCGTCCGCGCGGAGACCGCCGCCGGACGCCTGGCGCCTGGCGACCGCCTCCCGTCCGCTCGAGACGTGGCCGAGGCCCTCGACGTCAACCTCCACACCGTCCTGCGCGCGTACCAGGCGCTGCGCGATGAGGGCCTCGTGGAGATGCGGCGTGGGCGCGGCGCCATCATCACCGAGCGCGCGGCGGCGTATGAGCATCTCAGCGACGAGGTCGCCGCGCTGATGGCCCGTGCGCGCGAGCTCGGCCTGGAGGTGGACGCCGTCGTGGCCCTGCTGCGCGCGCACGATCCCGGCTCGCCTGGCGACACCTCGACGTAA